One genomic region from Spirulina subsalsa PCC 9445 encodes:
- a CDS encoding TldD/PmbA family protein, whose translation MGDIKSESSAELAEQLIDLALKAGASCAEVYQSNSLARPVFFEANRLKQLESAQAQGTALRLWREGCPGLAVAYGRVEPQVLVEKALALSQLNPPEPIELASQQQRVFPNFGDSVEVGELVKLGREAIALIRARYPEVLCSAELQCEQETTLLINSQNLHCQYTDITLSASLGVEWVRGEDFLGIYEDQETRNELEMERLLQAIWQRLTWAEKNTLPPQGCVPVLFTTKAATMLWGTICEATNGKRILEGSSPWSQQDGQTVLSPLLTLSQKPDFGPYSCPFDDEGTPTQTVALVVNGQLNQIYTDRTVGRKLSIPSTGNGFRPSLGRYPTPDLINLIIEPGESTFNELVSHLDDGLIVDQMLGEGADISGDFSINVELGYRVRDGQIVGRVKDTMVAGNVYTALKQVIALGGDAQWQGFCYTPSLIVDSLSVVSNNK comes from the coding sequence ATGGGAGACATCAAGAGCGAATCCAGCGCTGAGTTAGCAGAACAACTGATTGACTTAGCCCTCAAAGCCGGGGCGAGTTGTGCAGAGGTGTATCAGTCTAACTCCCTCGCCCGTCCGGTTTTTTTTGAGGCGAATCGTTTAAAACAACTCGAAAGCGCCCAAGCCCAAGGCACGGCTCTACGTCTCTGGCGGGAAGGCTGCCCGGGTTTGGCGGTGGCCTATGGTCGCGTGGAGCCGCAGGTTTTGGTAGAAAAGGCCTTAGCTTTGTCTCAACTCAATCCCCCAGAACCCATTGAATTAGCGAGTCAGCAGCAACGGGTTTTTCCCAACTTTGGGGATAGCGTGGAGGTGGGGGAATTGGTGAAATTAGGACGAGAGGCGATCGCCTTAATTCGCGCCCGTTATCCTGAAGTCCTCTGTAGTGCTGAATTACAGTGTGAACAAGAAACCACCCTGTTGATCAACTCCCAAAACCTCCATTGTCAATATACCGACATCACCCTGAGCGCCTCCCTTGGGGTGGAATGGGTTCGGGGGGAGGATTTTCTCGGCATCTACGAAGACCAAGAAACTCGCAATGAATTAGAGATGGAGCGCCTTCTCCAAGCCATTTGGCAGCGCTTAACCTGGGCGGAAAAAAATACCCTCCCCCCCCAAGGTTGTGTTCCCGTTCTCTTCACCACCAAGGCGGCCACCATGCTCTGGGGTACCATTTGCGAAGCCACCAACGGCAAACGCATTTTAGAAGGTTCTTCTCCTTGGAGTCAGCAAGACGGCCAAACGGTACTCTCTCCCCTGCTCACTCTGTCTCAAAAACCGGATTTTGGCCCCTATAGTTGTCCTTTTGATGACGAAGGCACCCCCACCCAAACCGTCGCCTTAGTCGTCAATGGGCAATTAAACCAAATCTACACTGACCGCACCGTAGGGCGAAAACTGAGCATCCCCAGCACCGGAAATGGATTCCGCCCCAGTTTAGGCCGCTACCCCACCCCGGACTTAATCAACCTAATCATTGAACCGGGAGAAAGCACATTTAATGAATTGGTCAGTCATTTAGATGACGGTTTGATTGTGGATCAAATGTTAGGAGAAGGAGCCGATATTTCTGGGGACTTTTCGATTAATGTGGAATTAGGCTATCGGGTACGGGATGGGCAAATTGTGGGACGGGTTAAAGATACAATGGTGGCCGGAAATGTTTACACCGCACTCAAACAAGTCATCGCACTCGGAGGAGATGCCCAATGGCAAGGTTTTTGTTATACTCCCTCCCTGATTGTGGATAGTTTATCGGTGGTGAGTAACAATAAATAG
- a CDS encoding Tab2/Atab2 family RNA-binding protein, whose translation MGTTIWELDFYSRPVFDDNQKKLWEVLICESPLEVTRSPETLFRFSKFTNNQNVNSLWLKEALEEALAQAPQAPRRIRFFRRQMNNMITKACEEFGVPAVPSRRTYSLNQWIQERMTDFYPSQPGYDAAAAKAASVQYPPLNISPLPEAVRGDKADRWAFVSLEAEAFGEMKDWDIAFSEAFPLDFLGVTPEMRIPGLIIFSRRAMPLAGWLSGIELGFLQLETEPLPRIRLETGASDSWILADLKDPQTLAEAQGFEQAKQQAQNIHFLAVQDNPESESFAGFWLLKQE comes from the coding sequence ATGGGAACAACGATCTGGGAACTCGATTTTTATTCACGTCCGGTCTTTGATGACAATCAAAAAAAATTATGGGAAGTTTTAATCTGTGAGAGTCCTTTGGAGGTGACGCGATCGCCCGAAACCCTTTTTCGGTTCTCCAAATTCACCAATAATCAGAACGTGAACTCCCTCTGGTTAAAAGAAGCCCTAGAAGAAGCCTTAGCCCAAGCCCCTCAAGCCCCAAGGCGAATCCGCTTCTTTCGTCGTCAGATGAATAATATGATCACGAAAGCCTGTGAGGAGTTTGGAGTTCCGGCGGTGCCAAGTCGTCGGACTTATAGCTTAAACCAGTGGATTCAGGAGCGGATGACGGATTTTTATCCCAGTCAACCGGGCTATGATGCGGCGGCCGCTAAAGCCGCTTCGGTACAGTATCCCCCCTTGAATATCTCCCCGTTACCCGAAGCAGTACGAGGGGATAAAGCCGATCGCTGGGCTTTTGTGTCCTTGGAAGCAGAGGCTTTTGGGGAAATGAAAGACTGGGATATTGCCTTTAGTGAAGCCTTCCCCCTCGATTTCCTCGGTGTCACCCCAGAAATGCGGATTCCGGGCTTGATTATTTTCTCCCGTCGGGCTATGCCCTTGGCCGGGTGGTTATCGGGGATTGAGTTAGGGTTTCTTCAGTTGGAAACCGAGCCACTCCCTCGGATACGCTTAGAAACCGGGGCCAGTGATAGCTGGATTTTGGCGGATCTCAAAGATCCCCAAACCCTCGCCGAAGCTCAAGGCTTTGAGCAAGCTAAACAACAAGCCCAAAATATTCACTTTTTGGCAGTACAAGACAATCCAGAGTCGGAATCTTTTGCGGGATTTTGGCTCTTGAAACAAGAGTGA
- the eno gene encoding phosphopyruvate hydratase, with translation MLNKTEATIEAITAREILDSRGRPTIEAEVLLESGAYGLAQVPSGASTGTFEAHELRDDESRYDGKGVLKAVRNVKEKIAPELEGLDALDQVLIDKTMIARDGSANKSNLGANAILAVSLANAKAAADELAIPLYRYLGGPLANVLPVPFMNVINGGAHAANNVDFQEFMIAPVGAPTFAEALRWGAEVFACLSKVLAADGLLSGVGDEGGYAPNLKSNKEALDLLMAAIEKAGYKPGEQVALAMDVAASEFYKEGQYVYDGSPHSASDFIDYLGQLVAEYPIISIEDPLHEEDWANWKLLTEKLGSKVQLVGDDLFVTNRTRLEKGIQEGCGNAILIKLNQIGSLTETLETIDLALTHQFNCMISHRSGETEDTTIADLAVATRAGQIKTGSLCRSERVAKYNRLLRIEEELGSRAVYAGAIGMAPGSKA, from the coding sequence ATGCTCAATAAAACAGAAGCCACCATTGAAGCCATTACCGCCCGAGAAATCCTAGACTCTCGCGGTAGACCCACCATTGAAGCCGAAGTCTTGTTAGAAAGTGGGGCTTATGGACTGGCACAAGTTCCCAGTGGGGCTTCCACCGGAACCTTTGAAGCCCACGAATTACGCGACGATGAAAGCCGCTATGATGGGAAAGGGGTTCTCAAAGCAGTCCGTAATGTCAAAGAGAAAATCGCTCCTGAACTCGAAGGCCTCGACGCTTTAGACCAGGTGTTAATTGACAAAACCATGATTGCTCGGGATGGTTCGGCCAATAAGTCCAACTTAGGGGCTAATGCCATTCTCGCCGTCTCCCTCGCTAACGCCAAAGCTGCCGCCGATGAATTAGCCATTCCTCTCTACCGCTACTTGGGGGGACCCTTAGCTAATGTTCTCCCTGTCCCTTTCATGAACGTGATTAACGGGGGGGCCCACGCCGCCAATAACGTAGACTTCCAAGAGTTTATGATTGCTCCTGTGGGTGCGCCCACCTTCGCTGAAGCGCTGCGCTGGGGGGCGGAAGTGTTTGCTTGTTTAAGCAAAGTGTTAGCCGCCGATGGACTACTGTCCGGTGTGGGAGATGAAGGGGGATATGCTCCCAATTTGAAGTCTAATAAAGAGGCTTTAGATTTGTTGATGGCGGCCATTGAAAAAGCGGGCTATAAACCGGGGGAACAAGTGGCTCTCGCTATGGACGTGGCCGCTAGTGAGTTTTATAAAGAGGGGCAATATGTCTATGATGGTAGTCCCCATAGTGCCAGTGACTTCATTGATTATTTAGGGCAATTAGTAGCAGAGTACCCGATTATTTCTATTGAAGACCCTCTTCATGAGGAAGACTGGGCTAACTGGAAACTTCTGACGGAAAAATTAGGATCTAAAGTGCAATTAGTGGGTGATGATTTATTTGTCACGAACCGCACTCGTTTGGAAAAAGGGATTCAAGAGGGTTGTGGGAATGCCATTTTGATTAAGTTAAATCAAATTGGTTCGTTAACGGAAACCCTGGAAACCATTGATTTGGCACTAACTCATCAGTTTAACTGCATGATTTCCCATCGTTCCGGTGAAACGGAAGATACGACCATTGCTGATTTGGCGGTGGCAACTCGGGCGGGTCAAATCAAAACGGGTTCTCTTTGTCGGAGTGAACGGGTGGCGAAGTATAACCGTTTATTGCGTATTGAGGAGGAATTAGGCAGTCGGGCTGTTTATGCCGGTGCTATCGGCATGGCACCCGGTTCAAAAGCGTAA
- a CDS encoding DUF6679 family protein, with the protein MLHRKIYQLYEEGREVCVFLRDQQRWIEAAHIVDVEGDLITMRYEIEDDDEISSWEELVRLESIGAIQRKLASVPRGDTELLIAEDCPEAEQIRPQSSEGESS; encoded by the coding sequence ATGTTACACCGCAAGATCTATCAGCTTTATGAAGAGGGTCGTGAGGTATGTGTTTTCTTGCGAGATCAACAACGCTGGATAGAAGCGGCTCATATTGTTGATGTGGAAGGGGATTTAATTACCATGCGTTATGAAATTGAGGATGATGATGAAATTAGTTCTTGGGAGGAATTAGTTCGTTTAGAGAGTATCGGCGCAATTCAGCGTAAGTTAGCCTCTGTGCCTCGGGGGGATACAGAGTTACTGATAGCGGAGGATTGTCCCGAGGCGGAACAGATTCGCCCTCAATCTTCAGAGGGGGAGTCGAGTTAG
- a CDS encoding alpha/beta fold hydrolase has protein sequence MATVNILGVPHTYELTPPVSQTDRPVLVFIHGWLLSRHYWRPLVEKLSPDYQCLLYDLRGFGESQGESPNPRNYSLQAYGEDLGILLETLKIKQAWLMGHSLGGSIALWTAQSYPNCIEGVVCLNAGGGIYLKEEFERFRAAGQQIVKRRPKWLCYIPFLDLVFCRAMVDQTLPRLWGRQRLFDFVQASYQAALGSLLESTTESEVHLLPQVVARLSQPVYFLAGEQDMVMEPKYVNHLASFHPLFEMTGANVMQIANCGHLSMVEQTEAVYDQIRGILDQYCKVSSVSLPSKK, from the coding sequence ATGGCAACCGTAAATATATTAGGAGTGCCTCATACCTATGAGTTAACTCCTCCCGTTTCCCAGACAGATCGTCCAGTGCTAGTCTTTATTCACGGCTGGCTGTTAAGTCGTCACTACTGGCGGCCTCTGGTGGAAAAGCTTTCCCCTGATTATCAATGTTTGCTCTACGATTTACGAGGCTTTGGGGAGTCCCAAGGGGAATCCCCCAATCCCCGAAATTACAGCCTCCAAGCCTACGGGGAAGACCTCGGCATTCTCCTAGAAACCCTTAAGATCAAACAAGCTTGGCTGATGGGTCACTCCCTTGGCGGCAGTATTGCCCTCTGGACAGCCCAAAGTTATCCAAACTGTATTGAGGGCGTAGTTTGTCTAAATGCTGGGGGCGGGATTTATCTTAAAGAAGAATTTGAGCGATTTCGGGCGGCGGGACAACAAATTGTCAAACGTCGCCCGAAATGGCTTTGTTATATCCCCTTTTTAGATTTAGTCTTTTGTCGAGCCATGGTAGATCAAACCTTACCTCGCCTTTGGGGAAGACAACGTTTATTCGATTTTGTCCAGGCCTCCTATCAAGCCGCGTTAGGCTCTCTTTTGGAATCTACTACTGAATCGGAGGTGCATTTATTACCCCAAGTGGTCGCCCGTTTATCCCAGCCTGTGTATTTTCTGGCAGGGGAACAAGATATGGTAATGGAACCCAAATATGTCAATCATCTTGCCAGTTTCCATCCGTTGTTTGAAATGACTGGGGCGAATGTGATGCAAATTGCCAATTGTGGGCATTTATCCATGGTGGAACAAACGGAGGCGGTCTATGACCAAATTCGGGGGATTTTAGACCAGTATTGTAAAGTATCGTCGGTTTCTCTGCCTTCTAAGAAGTAA